From one Rosa rugosa chromosome 4, drRosRugo1.1, whole genome shotgun sequence genomic stretch:
- the LOC133706672 gene encoding beta-1,6-galactosyltransferase GALT31A — protein MKMGLSRPHKVGNGVSTRWVSLFCIASFFLGVLVVNRFWAAIDADEIDEEASSLEKHQSRSLHPVVNCEKKANTDEAGDIFSQVSQTHDVIRKLDKTISSLEVQLAAARASKSDNDEGSPVVTKTGSESFKERQKVFFVMGIMTAFSSRKRRDSIRETWMPGGDELKKLETEKGIIMRFVIGHSASSGGVLDRAIDAEDEKHKDFFRLNHIEGYHELSSKTQTYFTAAVSKWDADFYIKVDDDVHINLGMVGSTLARHRSKPRTYIGCMKSGPVLAHQGVKYHEPEYWKFGEEGNKYFRHATGQIYAISKDLATYISVHRHILHRYANEDVSLGSWFIGLDVQHIDERSLCCGTPPDCEWKAQAGNPCAASFDWSCSGICKSVERMEEVHQRCGEGDDAIWHTSF, from the exons ATGAAGATGGGTCTGAGCAGACCTCACAAGGTCGGCAATGGAGTCTCCACCAGATGGGTTTCTCTGTTTTGCATTGCCAGTTTCTTCTTGGGTGTTCTTGTTGTCAACAG GTTTTGGGCTGCCATCGATGCagatgaaattgatgaagaggCTTCATCACTGGAGAAACATCAATCAAGATCTCTTCACCCCGTTGTAAACTGTGAGAAGAAGGCAA ACACTGACGAGGCAGGCGACATCTTTTCTCAAGTCTCGCAAACACATGATGTGATCAG GAAGCTAGACAAGACAATATCCTCATTAGAGGTGCAGCTAGCAGCAGCTAGAGCGTCCAAATCTGACAATGATGAAGGATCTCCAGTGGTTACAAAAACAGGAAGCGAATCATTCAAGGAGCGCCAAAAGGTTTTCTTTGTCATGGGAATCATGACTGCCTTCAGCAGCAGAAAGCGAAGGGACTCAATCAGGGAAACATGGATGCCTGGAG GTGACGAGTTAAAGAAGTTAGAGACAGAGAAGGGAATTATAATGCGGTTTGTTATTGGACACAG TGCATCCTCTGGTGGTGTTTTGGATCGTGCCATTGATGCAGAAGATGAGAAACATAAGGATTTTTTCCGACTG AACCATATAGAGGGATACCACGAATTGTCCTCAAAAACCCAAACATATTTTACAGCAGCTGTCAGCAAGTGGGATGCTGACTTTTATATTAAAGTTGATGATGATGTGCACATAAATCTTG GTATGGTTGGTTCTACTTTGGCCCGCCATAGATCAAAGCCTCGTACGTATATTGGATGCATGAAGTCTGGACCTGTCCTGGCACATCA GGGGGTCAAGTACCATGAACCAGAATATTGGAAATTTGGAGAGGAGGGAAATAAATATTTCCGACATGCAACAGGTCAAATATATGCAATTTCCAAAGATTTGGCAACCTACATTTCAGTGCATAG GCACATACTTCACAGATATGCAAATGAAGATGTTTCTCTGGGTTCTTGGTTTATTGGTCTTGATGTTCAGCACATCGACGAGCGAAGCCTTTGCTGTGGGACTCCTCCAG ATTGCGAGTGGAAAGCTCAAGCCGGGAACCCTTGTGCTGCATCATTCGATTGGAGCTGCAGTGGCATATGCAAATCGGTGGAGAGAATGGAGGAGGTGCACCAGAGATGCGGAGAGGGTGACGATGCGATTTGGCACACCAGTTTCTAA